In Onychostoma macrolepis isolate SWU-2019 chromosome 14, ASM1243209v1, whole genome shotgun sequence, a single window of DNA contains:
- the syvn1 gene encoding E3 ubiquitin-protein ligase synoviolin, whose translation MVRAALVTGTSLVLTGAVVAHAYFLKNQFYPTVVYLTKSSPSMAVLYIQAFVLVFLLGKLMRKVFFGQLRAAEMEHLIERSWYAVTETCLAFTVFRDDFSPRFVALFTLLLFLKCFHWLAEDRVDFMERSPNISWVFHFRVLSLMVLLGVLDFLFVNHACHSIITRGASVQLVFGFEYAILMTMVLTTFIKYTLHTVDLQSENPWDNKAVYMLYTELFTGFIKVLLYMAFMTIMIKVHTFPLFAIRPMYLAMRQFKKAVTDAIMSRRAIRNMNTLYPDATPEDLQATDNVCIICREEMVTGAKKLPCNHIFHSSCLRSWFQRQQTCPTCRMDVLRASQPNQTPAPAPAQAPAAAAPAANAPVPPPVNVAPGMMPQFPPGLFPFWGPFPGAPPPAAPGAQAAPDAPQTSTAATQAQGAESGASSSTQPNADSASTAPGAMPGFPFSMPPPFPSAPWLPMPPPPPFMSSMPPPPSTLSTMSEAELRELEQEGRQGLEARLQCLHNIHTLLDAAMLNIHHYLSTVATLSPPRSENNTGETSTSVNVESSSSTGNTETPSQENEAQSDGSGNGATGFSPPDSTTGVDKDRKEGDEDEDDGEPNAAELRRRRLRKLETSNTPDH comes from the exons ATGGTGCGAGCCGCTCTTGTGACAGGCACCAGTTTGGTGCTGACTGGTGCAGTGGTTGCTCATGCTTACTTCCTCAAGAACCAGTTCTACCCAACTGTGGTGTACCTCACTAAAAGCAGCCCTAGCATGGCA GTTTTATACATTCAGGCTTTCGTTTTGGTTTTCCTTTTGGGGAAATTAATGCGGAAGGTGTTTTTTGGGCAACTGAGAGCTGCTGAAATGGAG CATCTGATTGAACGCTCCTGGTATGCGGTGACAGAGACCTGTTTAGCCTTTACAGTCTTCAGGGATGATTTCTCTCCTCGCTTTGTGGCCCTTTTCACTTTGCTGCTCTTCCTCAAATGCTTTCACTGGCTGGCTGAAGACAGGGTGGACTTT ATGGAAAGAAGTCCAAATATCTCATGGGTCTTCCACTTCAGAGTTCTCT CTTTAATGGTGTTGCTGGGAGTGTTGGACTTTCTGTTTGTCAATCATGCGTGTCACAGCATTATAACAAGAGGAGCTTCAGTGCAGCTGGTTTTTGGATTTGAG TATGCAATTCTGATGACTATGGTCCTCACCACCTTCATCAAGTACACCTTACACACAGTTGATCTGCAGAGTGAGAATCCGTGGGACAATAAGGCCGTCTACATGCTGTACACGGAGCTCTTTACAG GTTTCATCAAGGTGCTTTTGTATATGGCGTTCATGACCATAATGATAAAAGTGCACACCTTCCCTCTGTTTGCCATTCGACCCATGTATCTCGCAATGAG GCAATTCAAGAAGGCAGTAACAGACGCCATCATGTCTCGACGAGCCATTCGTAATATGAATACTCT CTATCCAGATGCCACCCCTGAAGACTTGCAAGCCACCGACAATGTGTGCATCATTTGCAGAGAAGAGATGGTGACTGGAGCCAAGAAACTGCCGTGCAATCACATCTTTCACTCAAG ttgccttcgCTCATGGTTCCAAAGACAGCAGACGTGTCCGACCTGTCGTATGGATGTCCTCCGAGCGTCCCAGCCAAACCAGACTCCTGCCCCAGCTCCTGCACAAgcacctgctgctgctgctcctgCTGCTAATGCCCCCGTACCTCCACCTGTCAATG TCGCTCCAGGTATGATGCCTCAGTTTCCTCCGGGTCTGTTTCCCTTTTGGGGTCCCTTCCCAGGCGCGCCTCCTCCTGCTGCTCCAGGTGCACAGGCAGCTCCTGACGCTCCACAGACCAGCACCGCTGCAACACAGGCACAGGGAGCAG AATCAGGAGCCAGCAGCTCGACCCAGCCGAATGCAGACAGTGCCTCTACTGCTCCCGGAGCAATGCCTGGATTCCCCTTCTCCATGCCTCCACCTTTCCCATCAGCTCCATGGCTGCCGATGCCTCCACCTCCACCCTTCA TGTCATCTATGCCACCGCCTCCATCGACTCTGTCCACCATGTCAGAGGCCGAGCTCAGAGAACTGGAGCAGGAGGGCAGGCAAGGATTGGAAGCCAGGTTGCAGTGCCTTCACAACATCCACACATTGCTGGATGCCGCTATGCTCAACATTCACCACTACCTCAGCACGGTGGCTACGTTAAG tccTCCAAGATCAGAAAACAACACTGGTGAGACGAGTACATCTGTGAATGTGGAGTCCTCTTCCTCCACAGGCAACACGGAAACTCCCAGTCAGGAGAACGAGGCTCAGAGCG ATGGATCTGGAAATGGAGCTACAGGCTTTTCTCCACCAGACTCAACCACAGGAGTGGACAAAGACAGGAAGGAGGGAGATGAAGATGAGGATGATGGTGAGCCAAATGCCGCCGAGTTGAGACGACGTCGCCTGCGTAAACTGGAGACCAGTAACACTCCTGACCACTGA
- the smad5 gene encoding mothers against decapentaplegic homolog 5 — translation MTSMSSLFSFTSPAVKRLLGWKQGDEEEKWAEKAVDALVKKLKKKKGAMEDLEKALSSPGQPSKCVTIPRSLDGRLQVSHRKGLPHVIYCRVWRWPDLQSHHELKPLEVCEYPFGSKQKEVCINPYHYKRVESPVLPPVLVPRHSEFNPQHSLLVQFRNLSHNEPHMPLNATFPESFQQHSGGSSFPISPNSPYPPSPASSGTYPNSPASSGPSSPFQLPADTPPPAYMPPDEQMGQDGSQSMETGSSMVPQNMPRGDVQPVEYEEPSHWCSIVYYELNNRVGEAYHASSTSVLVDGFTDPSNNKNRFCLGLLSNVNRNSTIENTRRHIGKGVHLYYVGGEVYAECLSDTSIFVQSRNCNYHHGFHPTTVCKIPSGCSLKIFNNQEFAQLLAQSVNHGFEAVYELTKMCTIRMSFVKGWGAEYHRQDVTSTPCWIEVHLHGPLQWLDKVLTQMGSPLNPISSVS, via the exons ATGACCTCCATGTCCAGTCTGTTCTCCTTCACCAGCCCAGCGGTGAAGCGGTTGCTGGGCTGGAAGCAGGGCGACGAGGAGGAAAAATGGGCGGAAAAGGCTGTGGACGCCCTGGTGAAGAAGCTGAAGAAGAAAAAGGGTGCCATGGAGGACTTGGAGAAGGCCCTCAGCAGCCCCGGACAGCCCAGCAAATGTGTGACCATCCCCCGGTCGCTGGATGGGCGGCTGCAGGTGTCCCACAGGAAAGGACTGCCTCACGTCATCTACTGCCGCGTGTGGCGCTGGCCTGATCTGCAGTCCCATCACGAGCTCAAACCCCTAGAGGTGTGCGAGTATCCGTTCGGTTCCAAACAGAAAGAAGTGTGTATCAACCCATATCACTACAAACGAGTTGAAAGTCCTG TGCTTCCTCCGGTGTTGGTGCCACGACACAGCGAGTTCAACCCTCAGCACAGTCTGCTGGTGCAGTTCCGCAACCTGAGTCACAATGAGCCTCACATGCCTCTCAACGCCACCTTCCCAGAGTCCTTCCAGCAGCACAGCGGAGGAAGCTCCTTCCCCATCTCTCCGAACTCGCCCTACCCTCCGTCTCCTGCTAGCAGCGGCACCTACCCCAACTCTCCTGCAAGCTCTGGGCCATCCAGCCCCTTCCAGCTGCCAG CTGATACCCCTCCTCCTGCCTACATGCCTCCAGATGAACAGATGGGACAGGACGGGTCTCAGTCCATGGAGACTGGCAGCAGCATGGTTCCTCAGAACATGCCCAGAGGGG ATGTGCAGCCAGTGGAGTATGAGGAGCCCAGTCACTGGTGCTCTATTGTGTACTATGAGCTGAATAATCGTGTAGGAGAGGCTTACCACGCTTCCTCTACCAGCGTGCTGGTTGATGGATTCACTGACCCATCCAACAACAAGAACCGCTTCTGCCTGGGCCTGCTCTCCAACGTCAATCGCAACTCCACTATTGAAAACACTCGTCGCCATATTGGCAAAG GTGTCCACCTGTATTATGTTGGAGGAGAAGTGTATGCAGAGTGTCTGAGTGACACCAGCATTTTCGTCCAGAGTCGAAACTGCAACTACCACCATGGCTTCCACCCCACAACTGTCTGCAAGATCCCCAGCGGCTGCAGCCTCAAGATCTTCAACAACCAAGAATTCGCTCAGCTGCTCGCTCAGTCTGTCAACCACGGATTCGAGGCCGTCTACGAACTCACCAAGATGTGCACCATCCGCATGAGCTTTGTAAAG GGCTGGGGCGCAGAGTATCACAGACAAGATGTGACGAGCACCCCTTGCTGGatagaagtgcatcttcacggtCCCCTCCAATGGCTGGATAAAGTCCTAACACAAATGGGTTCTCCTCTGAACCCCATCTCTTCTGTCTCATAA